ACTTTTATCATATAGTATCATTAGAATGATTTTAATCTAAAGGAGAATGCAGGATGGATGGAGCAGTATTGTATGCGTTTTTGTTAACGCTTTTCGCCGGGCTGGCGACGGGCGTGGGCAGTATGTTCGCGTTTTTTTCGAAGCGGACGAATACGGCTTTTCTGTCGATTGCACTTGGGTTTTCAGCGGGTGTGATGATTTATGTTTCATTTATTGAGATTTTTCCGAAGGCTTTGGATGAACTCACTGCGGGGCATGGTGAACAGACTGGGACGCTGTTCACGGTAATCGCGTTTTTTGCGGGGATGCTGTTTATTGGTCTGATTGATAAGTTAATTCCTACTGTTGGAAACCCGCATGAATCTAAGTTTGTTGAGTCCGCGCAGGATCCTGAAGGCGGAGAAACAGTTGCTGCGAAGGCGACGAAAAAAGCGACGCTGAGTAAAAGTGCTGCGCTCCGTTTACGTAAAATGGGTGTGTTTATGGCCCTTGCGATTGCGATTCATAACTTTCCTGAAGGACTTGCGACATTTATTTCTGCACTGGATGATCCGGCTGTGGGGCTTGCGATTGCAATTGCGATTGCGCTGCATAATATTCCTGAGGGGATTGCGGTGTCTGTTCCAATTTATTATGCAACCGGGTCACGCCGAAAAGCGTTTAAGTTGTCTTTTTTATCCGGGCTTGCAGAACCGGCTGGTGCATTAATCGGCTTTTTAATCTTAATGCCATTTTTAACAGATACAGTGTTTGGCCTGGTCTTTGCAGCTGTCGGCGGCATTATGGTATTTATCTCGCTGGACGGTCTGCTGCCTGCTGCGCGTGAATATGGAAAAGCGCACCACGCCATGTATGGTATGGTGGCTGGTATGATCGTGATGGCTTCAAGCTTAATTTTACTAATGTAATTCAACCCCCGGGCTTCCGGGGTTTTTCTTTAAGGATCATTGTAAAATAATGACTTCTTGACCTGTTTCTACAAAATTGTTTGTGCTACACTGTAATTATCAGATTTTACCACTTATATTTTCGGGGGAGCTTCATGGGGATATTAAAAGTTTTCAGACTGGTACTTGCTGTAGCCGCCAGCCTGATTGCACTCTACACGACAGCAACAGGTCACGTTTTATTTCCAATCTATTATTTAATTTTAGCGATCAGTCTCATCTTTGTTTTAACAGGTTTCGAGAGATTGAAGGCAGAATCAACTAAAACCGGCGCTTATTCTGATTTTGCTTTGGCAGGCATATTCATTCTGGCAGTCGTATTTGTGGACTGGTGGTAATACATAACTTTGAACCGGTGCAATTGACCGGTTCTTTTTTTATTGAACATTTCCTGTATTTTTTGCAATTTAAAACATTAATATATGTTTATTTGTTTATTTATCAAAATGCGACTATTTATTAAAGGGATTGCCAGACACTTTGCGAAAAGTAGTGTTGCCTGAGGGTAATTTATTTTAGAGGAGTGTCGGAATGAAAAAGGCAATTTTATTAATGGTTACGCTTGTGCTGCTGATCGCAGTGCCGGTTGTATCAGGTTCAACGCTGTTGTCTGTGAATGGCGCAATGGATGAACCAAATGGAGCAGATGTGACAGTCGGCGGTTATATTGTGGGGGTACCGGTATCGACTTCGACTGTGCAGCAATCTAACTTCACGAGTGATTATGCGCTCGCACTGGCGGATGATCCTGGTGAAACGCAGATGTCAGAAATGATTTTTGTCAAGCTGGATGCCGGATATCGCAGTGAATATGGCTTAATGAGTGACCCTTCGAATTTAGGGGATTACGTCGTTGTTGATGGCACACGTGATGATTATTTCGCACA
This region of Jeotgalibacillus malaysiensis genomic DNA includes:
- a CDS encoding zinc transporter ZupT, with product MDGAVLYAFLLTLFAGLATGVGSMFAFFSKRTNTAFLSIALGFSAGVMIYVSFIEIFPKALDELTAGHGEQTGTLFTVIAFFAGMLFIGLIDKLIPTVGNPHESKFVESAQDPEGGETVAAKATKKATLSKSAALRLRKMGVFMALAIAIHNFPEGLATFISALDDPAVGLAIAIAIALHNIPEGIAVSVPIYYATGSRRKAFKLSFLSGLAEPAGALIGFLILMPFLTDTVFGLVFAAVGGIMVFISLDGLLPAAREYGKAHHAMYGMVAGMIVMASSLILLM